The following coding sequences are from one Bifidobacterium sp. window:
- a CDS encoding DUF2075 domain-containing protein, with amino-acid sequence MSTYTLDTDQQSALNSIIALCEQRLSGTCSNRGFDSPHVVVVIQGAAGTGKSVLLTSLFVALSSRSRMHQSDEIPSADALSGIDVRIMVNHAQMWKRYKDIAGNNPQLRKSQVLRPTPYINTADRNGKGADIALVDEAHLLLTQPNPYMHFRAENQLKEIVRLSKITVIAYDEAQVLRLRSMWNDDVLSEALNDAEVININLGTQHRMGASLGVRNWIESLLDEDSVVSPPPSEDQGFEMKVFADAGKMRDAIVERSSRGSARLLSTYDYPYRLDGADYFIDEPGLHIPWDRYVPQASLAWPQRPETLNEVGSVYTIQGLDLDWAGVILGPSNVLSEQGTLCVKPDAYQDQAAFAGVARLRAKGLDAQEIEHSRERVLRNALMTLLTRPRKGLFLYAHDPQLLHALCSIQ; translated from the coding sequence GTGAGCACGTATACATTAGATACAGACCAACAGTCTGCTTTGAACAGCATTATTGCCCTGTGTGAGCAACGGCTCAGCGGAACCTGTTCAAACCGCGGCTTTGATTCTCCTCATGTCGTTGTAGTAATTCAAGGTGCTGCTGGAACCGGTAAGAGTGTACTGCTGACATCATTGTTTGTAGCGTTGTCCTCTCGAAGTCGAATGCATCAATCTGATGAGATTCCATCTGCAGATGCACTATCTGGCATAGATGTGCGCATTATGGTCAATCACGCGCAAATGTGGAAACGGTACAAAGACATTGCTGGTAACAATCCTCAATTACGTAAGTCCCAGGTGCTTCGGCCAACTCCATATATCAATACTGCTGACCGCAACGGGAAAGGGGCGGATATCGCTCTGGTAGATGAGGCACATCTGTTGCTGACCCAGCCGAATCCTTATATGCACTTTCGTGCAGAAAACCAGCTGAAGGAAATCGTTCGGCTCAGCAAGATTACTGTTATCGCATATGACGAGGCACAGGTGCTGCGCTTACGCAGTATGTGGAACGACGATGTGTTGTCTGAGGCACTCAATGATGCAGAAGTCATCAATATAAATTTGGGCACACAACACCGGATGGGTGCTTCTTTGGGTGTGAGGAATTGGATTGAATCATTGCTGGACGAAGATAGTGTGGTGTCTCCTCCTCCGTCTGAAGACCAGGGTTTTGAAATGAAGGTTTTTGCCGATGCGGGGAAGATGCGCGATGCGATAGTCGAGCGATCAAGTAGAGGTTCAGCACGTCTATTGAGTACCTATGATTATCCATATCGTCTTGACGGAGCCGATTATTTTATTGACGAGCCAGGCCTACATATACCTTGGGATCGCTATGTTCCACAGGCATCGCTGGCTTGGCCGCAGCGGCCAGAAACTCTTAATGAGGTGGGTTCGGTATATACCATTCAAGGTTTGGACCTCGACTGGGCAGGAGTAATTCTTGGACCATCGAATGTATTAAGTGAACAAGGGACCTTATGCGTGAAGCCGGATGCCTATCAGGATCAGGCAGCCTTCGCTGGGGTTGCACGTTTACGCGCTAAGGGTTTGGATGCGCAAGAGATTGAGCACAGCAGAGAACGTGTGTTGAGGAATGCCTTAATGACCTTATTAACGCGTCCAAGAAAAGGACTGTTCCTGTACGCGCATGATCCTCAGCTGCTTCATGCATTATGCTCTATCCAATGA
- a CDS encoding NADH:flavin oxidoreductase/NADH oxidase: protein MAQQDDVAFDTTDDENVQSTRDTVSEELQQHAEEWDALDAASAVGKSTDPSLDHDDHSASSQTKGNNKVKKQRNKSRKGSKNINTVEAPDLFSPLTLRGVTTRNRIWMPPMDTYSAFGQDGRPTQFHYQHYVSRALGGFGMVIAESTAVSAEGRISPCDLGLWEDGQIDAWRWIVDDVKKAGAVAAVQLNHAGRKASTGCFSTGHINATVPQDEGGWPTVAPSAIPYGHYDVPRELSIDEIHGIVDQFKYAAGRAVSVGFEAIELHAAHGYLISQFLDPLSNQRTDEYGGPLENRMRFLIDIVDAVRSVIPEGMPLLVRISATDWAAGGWDLDQSIETAKVMKAHGVDLVDVSTGGIISGVTIPAQPNYQVPFAQEVRQKALIPTTAVGLITKAKQAARIVHKEQADAVEIGRAALRDPYWPLRAGYKLGLRKTEIPYPEQYIRGAYGTKR, encoded by the coding sequence ATGGCACAACAAGACGATGTGGCTTTCGATACTACTGATGATGAGAATGTTCAATCTACGCGGGATACCGTATCTGAGGAACTTCAGCAACACGCAGAGGAATGGGACGCTCTAGATGCCGCATCTGCTGTGGGTAAGTCCACTGATCCTTCGCTTGATCACGATGACCATTCTGCGAGTAGCCAGACCAAGGGCAACAATAAAGTAAAAAAACAGCGGAATAAATCGCGCAAAGGCTCCAAAAATATCAACACTGTCGAGGCGCCGGATTTGTTTTCTCCTCTGACTTTGCGTGGGGTGACTACGCGAAACCGCATCTGGATGCCTCCTATGGACACGTATTCGGCGTTTGGGCAAGATGGCAGACCAACGCAATTTCACTATCAGCACTATGTCTCTCGCGCATTAGGTGGCTTTGGCATGGTGATTGCTGAGTCAACAGCAGTCAGTGCTGAGGGACGTATCTCACCGTGTGATTTAGGCCTTTGGGAGGACGGGCAGATTGATGCCTGGCGTTGGATTGTAGACGATGTAAAAAAGGCTGGTGCTGTTGCAGCGGTGCAGCTCAATCACGCGGGTCGTAAGGCTTCTACTGGCTGCTTCTCCACAGGGCATATCAATGCTACCGTTCCTCAAGACGAGGGTGGCTGGCCGACTGTAGCACCAAGTGCTATTCCCTATGGACATTATGACGTTCCTCGCGAACTCAGTATTGACGAAATCCATGGGATCGTAGATCAGTTCAAATATGCTGCTGGCAGAGCGGTGAGTGTGGGCTTCGAAGCAATTGAGCTTCATGCTGCGCACGGATATCTGATTTCGCAGTTCTTGGATCCGCTGAGTAATCAGCGTACTGATGAGTACGGTGGTCCTTTGGAAAATCGGATGCGATTCCTGATTGACATTGTTGATGCGGTACGCTCCGTGATTCCCGAGGGAATGCCATTGTTGGTTCGTATTTCTGCAACCGATTGGGCTGCTGGTGGGTGGGATCTTGACCAGAGTATCGAAACGGCGAAGGTTATGAAGGCTCATGGCGTTGATTTGGTAGATGTTTCAACCGGCGGCATTATTTCGGGAGTAACTATTCCAGCACAACCTAACTATCAGGTGCCTTTTGCTCAGGAAGTGCGTCAAAAGGCTTTGATACCAACAACTGCTGTTGGATTAATTACTAAGGCGAAGCAGGCAGCGCGTATTGTGCACAAAGAGCAGGCAGATGCTGTCGAAATCGGCAGAGCTGCTCTGCGTGATCCATACTGGCCGTTGCGTGCCGGGTACAAGCTTGGTCTGAGAAAAACTGAGATTCCTTACCCTGAACAATATATACGTGGCGCATATGGAACTAAGCGCTGA